The Cyprinus carpio isolate SPL01 chromosome A9, ASM1834038v1, whole genome shotgun sequence genome window below encodes:
- the LOC109105103 gene encoding cell division cycle-associated protein 7-like isoform X2, translated as MRSKRQQVSPPTSTRMNLRSYRSTAVVPMETSSSSSDDSCDSFGSDGFGTSKRPLRQTRRSAPIEKVFNVLPVTEEEDACSGFEKDLNDDMTHMNMDSDSEACSPPRKTRKSFTLRVAMKFPNKRASPSKPESKPKPKPEPKDSEGENFMLKRALNIKENKAMLAKLMAELDKVPGLIPRKAALSQGNTPRRAPRRSLDLSGTRRRNPERTSRPHTRSRSLVDGPPSPPPEEENEDKYSLIRRNRNDDDDDDEEEKEPRRRSYNSTLTIPHVVRPVEEITRAELDNICVNVREKIYNRATGSTCHQCRQKTTDTKTNCRNPECVGVRGQFCGPCLKNRYGEDVRDALLNPEWLCPPCRGICNCSFCRAREGRCATGVLVYLAKYHGYDNVHAYLKSLKKELEESE; from the exons ATGCGCTCCAAG AGGCAGCAGGTGAGCCCCCCCACCTCCACCAGAATGAACCTGCGCAGTTACAGGAGCACCGCTGTGGTCCCCATGGaaacctcctcctcttcctccgaCGACAGCTGTGACAGTTTTGGATCTGATGGTTTTGGGACCTCG AAGAGGCCGCTGAGACAGACGAGACGCTCGGCTCCGATTGAGAAAGTGTTTAACGTTTTACCTGTGACGGAGGAAGAGGATGCGTGCAGCGGCTTTGAGAAGGACCTGAACGACGACATGACGCACATG aacatGGACTCTGATTCTGAGGCCTGTTCACCTCCCAGAAAAACTCGCAAATCGTTCACACTCAGAGTAGCCATGAAGTTCCCCAACAAACGAGCCAGTCCATCAAAGCCCGAGTCCAAACCTAAACCTAAACCAGAACCAAAAGACTCTGAAGGCGAGAACTTCATGCTGAAGAGAGCGCTGAACATCAAAGAGAACAAAGCGATG CTTGCTAAGCTAATGGCAGAGCTGGATAAGGTTCCTGGACTCATTCCCAGGAAGGCTGCTTTGTCACAAGGCAATACG CCTCGCCGTGCTCCACGCCGCTCTCTGGACCTCAGTGGCACTCGCCGGCGAAACCCGGAGCGGACGTCACGTCCTCACACACGTTCACGGTCACTAGTAGATGGACCACCCTCCCCCCCTCCAGAGGAAGAAAACGAGGACAAATACAGCCTGATTCGCAGAAACAGAaacgacgatgatgatgatgatgaagaggag AAGGAGCCACGTCGGCGCAGTTACAACAGCACTCTGACGATCCCTCACGTGGTGAGGCCCGTGGAGGAAATCACTCGGGCTGAACTGGACAACATCTGTGTCAACGTCAGAGAGAAGATTTACAACCGGGCCACT GGATCCACCTGCCATCAGTGTCGACAAAAAACAACCGACACCAAAACCAACTGCCGCAACCCAGAATGCGTGGGTGTTCGAGGGCAGTTCTGCGGGCCTTGTCTCAAGAACAGATACGGAGAAGACGTCCGTGATGCCCTCCTGAACCCG GAGTGGCTTTGCCCACCGTGCAGGGGCATCTGTAACTGCAGCTTCTGCCGTGCCAGAGAGGGCCGCTGTGCCACAGGTGTGCTCGTGTACCTGGCCAAATACCACGGCTACGACAATGTCCACGCTTATCTCAAAAG TTTAAAGAAGGAACTGGAGGAAAGTGAATAA
- the LOC109105103 gene encoding cell division cycle-associated protein 7-like isoform X1 — protein sequence MRSKRQQVSPPTSTRMNLRSYRSTAVVPMETSSSSSDDSCDSFGSDGFGTSKRPLRQTRRSAPIEKVFNVLPVTEEEDACSGFEKDLNDDMTHMNMDSDSEACSPPRKTRKSFTLRVAMKFPNKRASPSKPESKPKPKPEPKDSEGENFMLKRALNIKENKAMLAKLMAELDKVPGLIPRKAALSQGNTPRRAPRRSLDLSGTRRRNPERTSRPHTRSRSLVDGPPSPPPEEENEDKYSLIRRNRNDDDDDDEEEQKEPRRRSYNSTLTIPHVVRPVEEITRAELDNICVNVREKIYNRATGSTCHQCRQKTTDTKTNCRNPECVGVRGQFCGPCLKNRYGEDVRDALLNPEWLCPPCRGICNCSFCRAREGRCATGVLVYLAKYHGYDNVHAYLKSLKKELEESE from the exons ATGCGCTCCAAG AGGCAGCAGGTGAGCCCCCCCACCTCCACCAGAATGAACCTGCGCAGTTACAGGAGCACCGCTGTGGTCCCCATGGaaacctcctcctcttcctccgaCGACAGCTGTGACAGTTTTGGATCTGATGGTTTTGGGACCTCG AAGAGGCCGCTGAGACAGACGAGACGCTCGGCTCCGATTGAGAAAGTGTTTAACGTTTTACCTGTGACGGAGGAAGAGGATGCGTGCAGCGGCTTTGAGAAGGACCTGAACGACGACATGACGCACATG aacatGGACTCTGATTCTGAGGCCTGTTCACCTCCCAGAAAAACTCGCAAATCGTTCACACTCAGAGTAGCCATGAAGTTCCCCAACAAACGAGCCAGTCCATCAAAGCCCGAGTCCAAACCTAAACCTAAACCAGAACCAAAAGACTCTGAAGGCGAGAACTTCATGCTGAAGAGAGCGCTGAACATCAAAGAGAACAAAGCGATG CTTGCTAAGCTAATGGCAGAGCTGGATAAGGTTCCTGGACTCATTCCCAGGAAGGCTGCTTTGTCACAAGGCAATACG CCTCGCCGTGCTCCACGCCGCTCTCTGGACCTCAGTGGCACTCGCCGGCGAAACCCGGAGCGGACGTCACGTCCTCACACACGTTCACGGTCACTAGTAGATGGACCACCCTCCCCCCCTCCAGAGGAAGAAAACGAGGACAAATACAGCCTGATTCGCAGAAACAGAaacgacgatgatgatgatgatgaagaggag CAGAAGGAGCCACGTCGGCGCAGTTACAACAGCACTCTGACGATCCCTCACGTGGTGAGGCCCGTGGAGGAAATCACTCGGGCTGAACTGGACAACATCTGTGTCAACGTCAGAGAGAAGATTTACAACCGGGCCACT GGATCCACCTGCCATCAGTGTCGACAAAAAACAACCGACACCAAAACCAACTGCCGCAACCCAGAATGCGTGGGTGTTCGAGGGCAGTTCTGCGGGCCTTGTCTCAAGAACAGATACGGAGAAGACGTCCGTGATGCCCTCCTGAACCCG GAGTGGCTTTGCCCACCGTGCAGGGGCATCTGTAACTGCAGCTTCTGCCGTGCCAGAGAGGGCCGCTGTGCCACAGGTGTGCTCGTGTACCTGGCCAAATACCACGGCTACGACAATGTCCACGCTTATCTCAAAAG TTTAAAGAAGGAACTGGAGGAAAGTGAATAA